The Cricetulus griseus strain 17A/GY chromosome 9, alternate assembly CriGri-PICRH-1.0, whole genome shotgun sequence genome has a segment encoding these proteins:
- the Alkbh6 gene encoding alpha-ketoglutarate-dependent dioxygenase alkB homolog 6 isoform X2: protein MEEQDARVPALEPFRVEKAPPLIYYVPDFISKEEEDYLLRQVFNAPKPKWTQLSGRKLQNWGGLPHPRGMVPERLPPWLQRYVDKVSDLSLFGGLPANHVLVNQYLPGEGIMPHEDGPLYYPTVSTISLGSHTVLDFYEPRQPEDDAPIEQPRPPPQPITSLLVEPRSLLVLRGTAYTHLLHGIAATLVDELDATSLPPNAAACQSALPGAHLVRGTRVSLTIRRVPRVLRASLLLSK from the exons ATGGAGGAGCAGGACGCCAGGGTCCCAGCACTGGAGCCATTCAGGGTGGAGAAG GCCCCACCTCTAATCTACTACGTCCCTGACTTCATCTCCAAGGAAGAGGAGGACTATTTGCTTCGACAG GTTTTTAATGCCCCAAAGCCAAAGTGGACCCAGCTGTCTGGGAGGAAGCTACAGAACTGGG GTGGGCTCCCCCATCCCCGGGGCATGGTTCCCGAGCGACTTCCGCCATGGCTTCAGCGCTACGTGGACAAAGTGTCAGACCTCAGCCTTTTTGGTGGTCTCCCAGCTAACCATGTCCTTGTGAACCAGTATCTGCCTGGGGAGGGCATCATG CCTCATGAAGATGGACCACTGTACTACCCAACTGTCAGCACCATCAGCCTGGGCTCCCACACGGTCCTTGATTTCTATGAGCCTCGACAGCCAGAGGACGATGCCCCTATAGAACAG CCCCGGCCGCCTCCACAACCCATCACCTCGCTGCTGGTGGAGCCGCGCAGCCTGCTGGTGCTCCGCGGTACAGCTTACACGCACCTGCTCCACGGCATCGCAGCCACCCTTGTGGATGAGCTGGACGCCACCTCGCTGCCACCCAATGCAGCTGCGTGCCAGTCGGCGCTGCCCGGAGCCCACCTGGTGCGCGGCACCCGAGTCTCCCTGACCATTCGCCGGGTGCCCCGCGTGCTGCGCGCCAGCCTCCTGCTGAGCAAGTGA
- the Clip3 gene encoding CAP-Gly domain-containing linker protein 3 isoform X2 — translation MTKTDPAPMAPPPRGEEEVEEEEEEPVPEAPSPTQERRQKPVVHPSAPAPLPKDYAFTFFDPNDPACQEILFDPKTSIPELFAIVRQWVPQVQHKIDVIGNEILRRGCHVNDRDGLTDMTLLHYACKAGAHGVGDPAAAVRLSQQLLALGADVTLRSRWTNMNALHYAAYFDVPDLVRVLLKGARPRVVNSTCSDFNHGSALHIAASNLCLGAAKCLLEHGANPALRNRKGQVPAEVVPDPMDMSLDKAEAALVAKELRTLLEEAVPLSCTLPKVTLPNYDNVPGNLMLSALGLRLGDRVLLDGQKTGTLRFCGTTEFASGQWVGVELDEPEGKNDGSVGGVRYFICPPKQGLFASVSKISKAVDAPPSSVTSTPRTPRMDFSRMTGKGRREHKGKKKSPSSPSLGSLQQREGAKADVGDQVLVAGQKQGIVRFYGKTDFAPGYWYGIELDQPTGKHDGSVFGVRYFTCAPRHGVFAPASRIQRIGGSTDPPGDSVGAKKVHQVTMTQPKRTFTTVRTPKDIASENSISRLLFCCWFPWMLRAEMQS, via the exons CTTTCACCTTCTTCGACCCCAATGACCCTGCCTGCCAGGAAATTCTGTTTGACCCGAAGACCTCCATCCCAGAGCTGTTCGCCATCGTTCGCCAGTGGGTACCCCAAGTGCAGCACAAGATAGACGTCATCGGCAATGAG ATTCTGCGTCGTGGCTGCCACGTGAACGATCGCGATGGGCTCACCGACATGACGCTGCTCCATTATGCGTGCAAGGCTGGGGCCCATGGAGTCG GAGACCCTGCAGCGGCGGTGCGTCTGTCACAGCAGCTGCTGGCGCTGGGCGCAGATGTGACCCTGCGCAGCCGCTGGACCAACATGAACGCGCTTCACTACGCGGCTTACTTCGACGTGCCCGACCTTGTGCGTGTGCTGCTGAAGGGGGCACGGCCCAGGG TGGTGAACTCCACGTGCAGTGACTTCAACCATGGCTCAGCTCTGCACATCGCTGCCTCGAATCTGTGCCTGGGCGCCGCCAAGTGTTTACTGGAACATGGTGCCAACCCAGCTCTGAGG AATCGAAAGGGACAGGTACCAGCGGAAGTGGTCCCGGACCCTATGGACATGTCCCTTGACAAAGCAGAGGCAGCGCTGGTGGCCAAGGAACTCCGGACACTGCTGGAAGAGGCTGTGCCACTGTCTTGCACCCTTCCCAAAGTCACACTACCCAACTATGACAACGTCCCAGGCAATCTCATGCTTAGTGCACTGGGCCTGCGCCTAGGAGACCGAGTGCTGCTCGATGGCCAGAAG ACGGGCACACTTCGGTTCTGCGGGACCACAGAGTTCGCCAGCGGCCAGTGGGTGGGCGTGGAATTAGATGAGCCGGAGGGCAAGAACGATGGCAGCGTTGGGGGTGTCCGGTACTTCATCTGCCCTCCCAAGCAGG GTCTCTTTGCGTCTGTGTCCAAGATCTCCAAGGCGGTGGATGCCCCGCCGTCATCTGTTACCTCCACACCCCGGACTCCCCGGATGGACTTCTCCCGTATGACTGGCAAAGGCCGAAGGGaacacaaag GGAAGAAGAAGTCCCCGTCTTCCCCATCTCTGGGCAGCCTGCAGCAGCGTGAAGGGGCCAAGGCTGACGTCGGAGACCAAGTCCTTGTGGCAGGCCAGAAGCAGGGGATTGTACGCTTCTACGGGAAGACTGACTTTGCCCCAG GTTACTGGTATGGCATCGAGCTGGACCAGCCTACAGGCAAACATGATGGCTCCGTGTTTGGTGTTCGGTACTTTACCTGCGCCCCACGACATGGGGTCTTTGCACCAGCCTCTCGCATCCAGAG GATTGGGGGCTCCACCGATCCCCCTGGAGACAGTGTTGGAGCCAAAAAAGTGCATCAAGTGACAA TGACACAGCCCAAACGCACCTTCACAACAGTCCGGACCCCAAAGGACATTGCATCAGAGAACTCTATCTCCAG ATTACTCTTCTGCTGCTGGTTTCCCTGGATGCTGAGGGCGGAGATGCAGTCCTAG